From one Mustela nigripes isolate SB6536 chromosome 16, MUSNIG.SB6536, whole genome shotgun sequence genomic stretch:
- the MED24 gene encoding mediator of RNA polymerase II transcription subunit 24 isoform X2, which yields MKVVNLKQAILQAWKERWSDYQWAINMKKFFPKGATWDILNLAEALLEQAMIGPSPNPLILSYLKYAISSQMVSYSSVLTAISKFDDFSRDLCVQALLDIMDMFCDRLSCHGKAEECIGLCRALLSALHWLLRCTAASAERLREGLEAGTPAAGEKQLAMCLLRLEKTLSSTKNRALLHIAKLEEASLHTSQGLGQGGTRANQPTASWTAIEHSLLKLGEILASLSNPQLRSQAEQCGTLIRSIPTMLAVHSEQLHKTGYPTVHAVVLLEGTMNLTGETQPLVEQLMMVKRMQHIPTPLFVLEIWKACFVGLIESPEGTEELKWTAFTFLKIPQVLVKLKKYCHGDKDFTEDVSCAFEFLLKLTPLLDKADQRCNCDCTKFLLQECSKQGLLSEASVTNLMAKRAADREHAPQLKSGENANIQPNPGLILRAEPTVTNILKTMDADHSKSPEGLLGVLGHMLSGKSLDLLLAAAAATGKLKSFARKFINLNEFTTHGNEELAKAASVRALLFDISFLMLCHVAQTYGSEVILSESSTGAQVPFFETWMQTCMPEEGKILNPDHPCFWPDSTKVESLVALLNNSSEMKQMKWHEACLSISAAILEILNAWENGVLAFESIQKITDNIKGKVCSLAVCAVAWLVAHVRMLGLDEREKSLQMIRQLAGPLYSENTLQFYNERVVIMSSILEHMCADVLQQTATQIKFPSTGVDTMPYWNLLPPKRPIKEVLTDIFAKVLEKGWVDSRSIHIFDTLLHMGGVYWFCNNLIKELLKETRKEHTLRAVELLYSIFCLDMQQVTLVLLGHILPGLLTDSSKWHSLMDPPGTALAKLAVWCALSSYSSHKGQASSRQKKRHREDIEDYISLFPLDDMQPSKLMRLLSSNEEDANILSSPTDRSMSSSLSASQLHTVNMRDPLNRVLANLFLLISSILGSRTAGPHTQFVQWFMEECVDCLEQGSRGSILQFMPFTTVSELVKVSAMSSPKVVLAITDLSLSLGRQVAAKAIAAL from the exons ATGAAGGTAGTGAACTTGAAGCAAGCCATTTTGCAAGCCTGGAAGGAGCGATGGAGTGACTACCAGTGGGCAATCAACATGAAGAAATTCTTTCCTAAAGGAGCCACCTGGGACATTCTCAACCTAGCAG AAGCACTACTGGAGCAGGCCATGATTGGACCCTCCCCCAATCCTCTCATCCTGTCCTACCTGAAGTATGCCATTAGTTCCCAG aTGGTGTCCTACTCCTCTGTCCTCACAGCTATCAGTAAG tttgatgactttTCCCGGGACTTGTGTGTCCAGGCTTTGCTGGATATCATGGACATGTTTTGTGACCGACTGAG CTGTCATGGCAAAGCCGAGGAGTGCATCGGGCTGTGCCGGGCCCTTCTCAGCGCCCTCCACTGGCTGCTGCGCTGCACTGCAGCCTCTGCGGAGCGGCTCCgagaggggctggaggctggCACTCCAGCAGCGGGGGAGAAGCAGCTTGCCATGTGCCTGCTGCGCCTGGAGAAGACCCTCAGCAGCACCAAGAATCGGGCCCTGCTCCACATCGCCAAACTAGAGGAGGCCT CATTGCATACATCCCAGGGACTTGGGCAGGGTGGCACCCGAGCCAATCAACCAacag CCTCCTGGACTGCCATTGAGCATTCTCTCTTGAAGCTTGGGGAGATCCTGGCCAGTCTCAGCAACCCCCAGCTCCGGAGCCAGGCTGAGCAATGTGGCACGCTTATTAGGAG CATCCCCACGATGCTGGCTGTACACTCGGAGCAGCTGCACAAGACGGGCTACCCCACAGTCCATGCGGTGGTCCTGCTCGAGGGCACCATGAACCTGACAGGCGAGACACAGCCCCTGGTGGAACAGCTGATGATGGTGAAGCGCATGCAG CATATTCCCACCCCACTTTTTGTCCTGGAAATCTGGAAGGCTTGCTTCGTGGGGCTCATCGAGTCTCCCGAGGGTACAGAGGAGCTCAAGTGGACAGCTTTCACCTTCCTCAAG ATCCCACAGGTGTTGGTGAAGTTAAAGAAATACTGTCACGGGGACAAG GACTTTACCGAGGACGTCAGCTGTGCTTTCGAGTTCCTACTGAAGCTCACACCCTTGCTGGACAAAGCTGACCAGCGCTGCAA CTGTGACTGTACAAAATTCCTACTCCAAGAATGTAGCAAGCAGGGGCTTCTGTCTGAAGCCAGTGTGACCAACCTCATGGCCAAGCG CGCAGCAGACCGGGAGCATGCACCCCAGCTGAAATCAGGAGAAAATGCCAACATCCAGCCCAATCCTGGGCTCATCCTCCGGGCAGAGCCCACTGTCACAAATATCCTCAAG ACGATGGATGCAGACCACTCCAAGTCCCCAGAGGGCCTGCTAGGAGTCCTGGGCCACATGCTGTCTGGGAAGAGTCTGGATCTGCTGCTGGCCGCTGCCGCCGCCACTGGGAAGCTTAAATCCTTCGCCCGGAAATTCATCAA tttgAATGAATTCACAACACACGGCAATGAAGAACTCG CCAAAGCAGCCTCCGTTCGCGCCTTGCTCTTCGACATCTCCTTCCTCATGTTGTGCCACGTGGCTCAGACCTATGGTTCAGAG GTGATTCTGTCCGAGTCAAGCACAGGAGCACAGGTGCCGTTCTTTGAGACGTGGATGCAGACTTGCATGCCCGAGGAGGGCAAAATCCTGAACCCTGACCACCCCTGCTTCTGGCCTGACTCCACCAAAGTGGAGTCCTTGGTGGCCTTGCTCAACAACTCCTCGGAGATGAA GCAGATGAAGTGGCACGAAGCCTGTCTCAGCATTTCAGCAGCCATCTTGGAGATCCTCAATGCCTGGGAGAATGGGGTGCTGGCCTTCGAATCCATCCAG aaaatcacaGATAACATCAAGGGGAAGGTGTGCAGTCTGGCAGTGTGTGCTGTGGCTTGGCTTGTGGCCCATGTGCGGATGCTGGGGCTGGATGAGCGCGAGAAGTCGCTGCAGATGATCCGCCAGCTGGCAGGGCCACTGTACAGTGAGAACACGCTGCAGTTCTACAATGAGAG GGTGGTGATCATGAGCTCGATTCTGGAGCACATGTGTGCTGACGTGCTGCAGCAGACGGCCACCCAGATCAAGTTCCCGTCCACGGGTGTGGACACAATGCCCTACTGGAACCTGCTGCCCCCCAAGCGACCCATCAAGGAGGTGCTGACGGACATATTCGCCAAGGTGCTGGAGAAGGGGTGGGTGGACAGCCGCTCCATCCACATCTTTGACACCCTGCTGCACATGGGAGGTGTCTACTGGTTCTGCAACAACCTCATTAAG GAGCTGCTGAAGGAGACGCGGAAGGAGCACACGCTGCGGGCGGTGGAGCTGCTCTACTCTATCTTCTGTCTGGACATGCAGCAGGTGACCCTGGTCCTGCTGGGCCACATCCTGCCGGGGCTGCTCACCGATTCCTCCAAGTGGCACAGCCTCATGGACCCCCCCGGCACTGCGCTGGCCAA GCTAGCCGTCTGGTGTGCCCTGAGTTCCTATTCCTCCCATAAGGGACAGGCGTCCTCCCGCCAAAAGAAGAGACACCGTGAAGACATTGAG GATTATATCAGTCTCTTCCCCTTGGATGACATGCAGCCCTCAAAGCTGATGCGACTGCTGAGCTCCAATGAGGAAGATGCCAACATCCTCTCGAGTCCCA CCGACCGCTCCATGAGCAGCTCCCTGTCAGCCTCCCAGCTGCACACGGTTAACATGAGAGACCCGCTGAACCGAGTCCTGG CCAACCTCTTCCTGCTCATCTCGTCCATCCTGGGCTCACGGACTGCGGGCCCGCACACTCAGTTTGTGCAGTGGTTCATGGAGGAGTGTGTGGATTGCCTGGAGCAGGGCAGCCGAGGCAGCATCCTGCAGTTCATGCCCTTCACCACC GTATCGGAACTGGTGAAGGTGTCAGCCATGTCCAGCCCCAAGGTGGTTCTGGCCATCACGGACCTCAGTCTGTCCCTGGGCCGCCAGGTGGCTGCCAAGGCCATTGCTGCGCTCTGA
- the MED24 gene encoding mediator of RNA polymerase II transcription subunit 24 isoform X3: MKVVNLKQAILQAWKERWSDYQWAINMKKFFPKGATWDILNLAEALLEQAMIGPSPNPLILSYLKYAISSQMVSYSSVLTAISKFDDFSRDLCVQALLDIMDMFCDRLSCHGKAEECIGLCRALLSALHWLLRCTAASAERLREGLEAGTPAAGEKQLAMCLLRLEKTLSSTKNRALLHIAKLEEASSWTAIEHSLLKLGEILASLSNPQLRSQAEQCGTLIRSIPTMLAVHSEQLHKTGYPTVHAVVLLEGTMNLTGETQPLVEQLMMVKRMQHIPTPLFVLEIWKACFVGLIESPEGTEELKWTAFTFLKIPQVLVKLKKYCHGDKDFTEDVSCAFEFLLKLTPLLDKADQRCNCDCTKFLLQECSKQGLLSEASVTNLMAKRAADREHAPQLKSGENANIQPNPGLILRAEPTVTNILKTMDADHSKSPEGLLGVLGHMLSGKSLDLLLAAAAATGKLKSFARKFINLNEFTTHGNEELAKAASVRALLFDISFLMLCHVAQTYGSEVILSESSTGAQVPFFETWMQTCMPEEGKILNPDHPCFWPDSTKVESLVALLNNSSEMKLVQMKWHEACLSISAAILEILNAWENGVLAFESIQKITDNIKGKVCSLAVCAVAWLVAHVRMLGLDEREKSLQMIRQLAGPLYSENTLQFYNERVVIMSSILEHMCADVLQQTATQIKFPSTGVDTMPYWNLLPPKRPIKEVLTDIFAKVLEKGWVDSRSIHIFDTLLHMGGVYWFCNNLIKELLKETRKEHTLRAVELLYSIFCLDMQQVTLVLLGHILPGLLTDSSKWHSLMDPPGTALAKLAVWCALSSYSSHKGQASSRQKKRHREDIEDYISLFPLDDMQPSKLMRLLSSNEEDANILSSPTDRSMSSSLSASQLHTVNMRDPLNRVLANLFLLISSILGSRTAGPHTQFVQWFMEECVDCLEQGSRGSILQFMPFTTVSELVKVSAMSSPKVVLAITDLSLSLGRQVAAKAIAAL; the protein is encoded by the exons ATGAAGGTAGTGAACTTGAAGCAAGCCATTTTGCAAGCCTGGAAGGAGCGATGGAGTGACTACCAGTGGGCAATCAACATGAAGAAATTCTTTCCTAAAGGAGCCACCTGGGACATTCTCAACCTAGCAG AAGCACTACTGGAGCAGGCCATGATTGGACCCTCCCCCAATCCTCTCATCCTGTCCTACCTGAAGTATGCCATTAGTTCCCAG aTGGTGTCCTACTCCTCTGTCCTCACAGCTATCAGTAAG tttgatgactttTCCCGGGACTTGTGTGTCCAGGCTTTGCTGGATATCATGGACATGTTTTGTGACCGACTGAG CTGTCATGGCAAAGCCGAGGAGTGCATCGGGCTGTGCCGGGCCCTTCTCAGCGCCCTCCACTGGCTGCTGCGCTGCACTGCAGCCTCTGCGGAGCGGCTCCgagaggggctggaggctggCACTCCAGCAGCGGGGGAGAAGCAGCTTGCCATGTGCCTGCTGCGCCTGGAGAAGACCCTCAGCAGCACCAAGAATCGGGCCCTGCTCCACATCGCCAAACTAGAGGAGGCCT CCTCCTGGACTGCCATTGAGCATTCTCTCTTGAAGCTTGGGGAGATCCTGGCCAGTCTCAGCAACCCCCAGCTCCGGAGCCAGGCTGAGCAATGTGGCACGCTTATTAGGAG CATCCCCACGATGCTGGCTGTACACTCGGAGCAGCTGCACAAGACGGGCTACCCCACAGTCCATGCGGTGGTCCTGCTCGAGGGCACCATGAACCTGACAGGCGAGACACAGCCCCTGGTGGAACAGCTGATGATGGTGAAGCGCATGCAG CATATTCCCACCCCACTTTTTGTCCTGGAAATCTGGAAGGCTTGCTTCGTGGGGCTCATCGAGTCTCCCGAGGGTACAGAGGAGCTCAAGTGGACAGCTTTCACCTTCCTCAAG ATCCCACAGGTGTTGGTGAAGTTAAAGAAATACTGTCACGGGGACAAG GACTTTACCGAGGACGTCAGCTGTGCTTTCGAGTTCCTACTGAAGCTCACACCCTTGCTGGACAAAGCTGACCAGCGCTGCAA CTGTGACTGTACAAAATTCCTACTCCAAGAATGTAGCAAGCAGGGGCTTCTGTCTGAAGCCAGTGTGACCAACCTCATGGCCAAGCG CGCAGCAGACCGGGAGCATGCACCCCAGCTGAAATCAGGAGAAAATGCCAACATCCAGCCCAATCCTGGGCTCATCCTCCGGGCAGAGCCCACTGTCACAAATATCCTCAAG ACGATGGATGCAGACCACTCCAAGTCCCCAGAGGGCCTGCTAGGAGTCCTGGGCCACATGCTGTCTGGGAAGAGTCTGGATCTGCTGCTGGCCGCTGCCGCCGCCACTGGGAAGCTTAAATCCTTCGCCCGGAAATTCATCAA tttgAATGAATTCACAACACACGGCAATGAAGAACTCG CCAAAGCAGCCTCCGTTCGCGCCTTGCTCTTCGACATCTCCTTCCTCATGTTGTGCCACGTGGCTCAGACCTATGGTTCAGAG GTGATTCTGTCCGAGTCAAGCACAGGAGCACAGGTGCCGTTCTTTGAGACGTGGATGCAGACTTGCATGCCCGAGGAGGGCAAAATCCTGAACCCTGACCACCCCTGCTTCTGGCCTGACTCCACCAAAGTGGAGTCCTTGGTGGCCTTGCTCAACAACTCCTCGGAGATGAAGTTGGT GCAGATGAAGTGGCACGAAGCCTGTCTCAGCATTTCAGCAGCCATCTTGGAGATCCTCAATGCCTGGGAGAATGGGGTGCTGGCCTTCGAATCCATCCAG aaaatcacaGATAACATCAAGGGGAAGGTGTGCAGTCTGGCAGTGTGTGCTGTGGCTTGGCTTGTGGCCCATGTGCGGATGCTGGGGCTGGATGAGCGCGAGAAGTCGCTGCAGATGATCCGCCAGCTGGCAGGGCCACTGTACAGTGAGAACACGCTGCAGTTCTACAATGAGAG GGTGGTGATCATGAGCTCGATTCTGGAGCACATGTGTGCTGACGTGCTGCAGCAGACGGCCACCCAGATCAAGTTCCCGTCCACGGGTGTGGACACAATGCCCTACTGGAACCTGCTGCCCCCCAAGCGACCCATCAAGGAGGTGCTGACGGACATATTCGCCAAGGTGCTGGAGAAGGGGTGGGTGGACAGCCGCTCCATCCACATCTTTGACACCCTGCTGCACATGGGAGGTGTCTACTGGTTCTGCAACAACCTCATTAAG GAGCTGCTGAAGGAGACGCGGAAGGAGCACACGCTGCGGGCGGTGGAGCTGCTCTACTCTATCTTCTGTCTGGACATGCAGCAGGTGACCCTGGTCCTGCTGGGCCACATCCTGCCGGGGCTGCTCACCGATTCCTCCAAGTGGCACAGCCTCATGGACCCCCCCGGCACTGCGCTGGCCAA GCTAGCCGTCTGGTGTGCCCTGAGTTCCTATTCCTCCCATAAGGGACAGGCGTCCTCCCGCCAAAAGAAGAGACACCGTGAAGACATTGAG GATTATATCAGTCTCTTCCCCTTGGATGACATGCAGCCCTCAAAGCTGATGCGACTGCTGAGCTCCAATGAGGAAGATGCCAACATCCTCTCGAGTCCCA CCGACCGCTCCATGAGCAGCTCCCTGTCAGCCTCCCAGCTGCACACGGTTAACATGAGAGACCCGCTGAACCGAGTCCTGG CCAACCTCTTCCTGCTCATCTCGTCCATCCTGGGCTCACGGACTGCGGGCCCGCACACTCAGTTTGTGCAGTGGTTCATGGAGGAGTGTGTGGATTGCCTGGAGCAGGGCAGCCGAGGCAGCATCCTGCAGTTCATGCCCTTCACCACC GTATCGGAACTGGTGAAGGTGTCAGCCATGTCCAGCCCCAAGGTGGTTCTGGCCATCACGGACCTCAGTCTGTCCCTGGGCCGCCAGGTGGCTGCCAAGGCCATTGCTGCGCTCTGA
- the MED24 gene encoding mediator of RNA polymerase II transcription subunit 24 isoform X1 — translation MKVVNLKQAILQAWKERWSDYQWAINMKKFFPKGATWDILNLAEALLEQAMIGPSPNPLILSYLKYAISSQMVSYSSVLTAISKFDDFSRDLCVQALLDIMDMFCDRLSCHGKAEECIGLCRALLSALHWLLRCTAASAERLREGLEAGTPAAGEKQLAMCLLRLEKTLSSTKNRALLHIAKLEEASLHTSQGLGQGGTRANQPTASWTAIEHSLLKLGEILASLSNPQLRSQAEQCGTLIRSIPTMLAVHSEQLHKTGYPTVHAVVLLEGTMNLTGETQPLVEQLMMVKRMQHIPTPLFVLEIWKACFVGLIESPEGTEELKWTAFTFLKIPQVLVKLKKYCHGDKDFTEDVSCAFEFLLKLTPLLDKADQRCNCDCTKFLLQECSKQGLLSEASVTNLMAKRAADREHAPQLKSGENANIQPNPGLILRAEPTVTNILKTMDADHSKSPEGLLGVLGHMLSGKSLDLLLAAAAATGKLKSFARKFINLNEFTTHGNEELAKAASVRALLFDISFLMLCHVAQTYGSEVILSESSTGAQVPFFETWMQTCMPEEGKILNPDHPCFWPDSTKVESLVALLNNSSEMKLVQMKWHEACLSISAAILEILNAWENGVLAFESIQKITDNIKGKVCSLAVCAVAWLVAHVRMLGLDEREKSLQMIRQLAGPLYSENTLQFYNERVVIMSSILEHMCADVLQQTATQIKFPSTGVDTMPYWNLLPPKRPIKEVLTDIFAKVLEKGWVDSRSIHIFDTLLHMGGVYWFCNNLIKELLKETRKEHTLRAVELLYSIFCLDMQQVTLVLLGHILPGLLTDSSKWHSLMDPPGTALAKLAVWCALSSYSSHKGQASSRQKKRHREDIEDYISLFPLDDMQPSKLMRLLSSNEEDANILSSPTDRSMSSSLSASQLHTVNMRDPLNRVLANLFLLISSILGSRTAGPHTQFVQWFMEECVDCLEQGSRGSILQFMPFTTVSELVKVSAMSSPKVVLAITDLSLSLGRQVAAKAIAAL, via the exons ATGAAGGTAGTGAACTTGAAGCAAGCCATTTTGCAAGCCTGGAAGGAGCGATGGAGTGACTACCAGTGGGCAATCAACATGAAGAAATTCTTTCCTAAAGGAGCCACCTGGGACATTCTCAACCTAGCAG AAGCACTACTGGAGCAGGCCATGATTGGACCCTCCCCCAATCCTCTCATCCTGTCCTACCTGAAGTATGCCATTAGTTCCCAG aTGGTGTCCTACTCCTCTGTCCTCACAGCTATCAGTAAG tttgatgactttTCCCGGGACTTGTGTGTCCAGGCTTTGCTGGATATCATGGACATGTTTTGTGACCGACTGAG CTGTCATGGCAAAGCCGAGGAGTGCATCGGGCTGTGCCGGGCCCTTCTCAGCGCCCTCCACTGGCTGCTGCGCTGCACTGCAGCCTCTGCGGAGCGGCTCCgagaggggctggaggctggCACTCCAGCAGCGGGGGAGAAGCAGCTTGCCATGTGCCTGCTGCGCCTGGAGAAGACCCTCAGCAGCACCAAGAATCGGGCCCTGCTCCACATCGCCAAACTAGAGGAGGCCT CATTGCATACATCCCAGGGACTTGGGCAGGGTGGCACCCGAGCCAATCAACCAacag CCTCCTGGACTGCCATTGAGCATTCTCTCTTGAAGCTTGGGGAGATCCTGGCCAGTCTCAGCAACCCCCAGCTCCGGAGCCAGGCTGAGCAATGTGGCACGCTTATTAGGAG CATCCCCACGATGCTGGCTGTACACTCGGAGCAGCTGCACAAGACGGGCTACCCCACAGTCCATGCGGTGGTCCTGCTCGAGGGCACCATGAACCTGACAGGCGAGACACAGCCCCTGGTGGAACAGCTGATGATGGTGAAGCGCATGCAG CATATTCCCACCCCACTTTTTGTCCTGGAAATCTGGAAGGCTTGCTTCGTGGGGCTCATCGAGTCTCCCGAGGGTACAGAGGAGCTCAAGTGGACAGCTTTCACCTTCCTCAAG ATCCCACAGGTGTTGGTGAAGTTAAAGAAATACTGTCACGGGGACAAG GACTTTACCGAGGACGTCAGCTGTGCTTTCGAGTTCCTACTGAAGCTCACACCCTTGCTGGACAAAGCTGACCAGCGCTGCAA CTGTGACTGTACAAAATTCCTACTCCAAGAATGTAGCAAGCAGGGGCTTCTGTCTGAAGCCAGTGTGACCAACCTCATGGCCAAGCG CGCAGCAGACCGGGAGCATGCACCCCAGCTGAAATCAGGAGAAAATGCCAACATCCAGCCCAATCCTGGGCTCATCCTCCGGGCAGAGCCCACTGTCACAAATATCCTCAAG ACGATGGATGCAGACCACTCCAAGTCCCCAGAGGGCCTGCTAGGAGTCCTGGGCCACATGCTGTCTGGGAAGAGTCTGGATCTGCTGCTGGCCGCTGCCGCCGCCACTGGGAAGCTTAAATCCTTCGCCCGGAAATTCATCAA tttgAATGAATTCACAACACACGGCAATGAAGAACTCG CCAAAGCAGCCTCCGTTCGCGCCTTGCTCTTCGACATCTCCTTCCTCATGTTGTGCCACGTGGCTCAGACCTATGGTTCAGAG GTGATTCTGTCCGAGTCAAGCACAGGAGCACAGGTGCCGTTCTTTGAGACGTGGATGCAGACTTGCATGCCCGAGGAGGGCAAAATCCTGAACCCTGACCACCCCTGCTTCTGGCCTGACTCCACCAAAGTGGAGTCCTTGGTGGCCTTGCTCAACAACTCCTCGGAGATGAAGTTGGT GCAGATGAAGTGGCACGAAGCCTGTCTCAGCATTTCAGCAGCCATCTTGGAGATCCTCAATGCCTGGGAGAATGGGGTGCTGGCCTTCGAATCCATCCAG aaaatcacaGATAACATCAAGGGGAAGGTGTGCAGTCTGGCAGTGTGTGCTGTGGCTTGGCTTGTGGCCCATGTGCGGATGCTGGGGCTGGATGAGCGCGAGAAGTCGCTGCAGATGATCCGCCAGCTGGCAGGGCCACTGTACAGTGAGAACACGCTGCAGTTCTACAATGAGAG GGTGGTGATCATGAGCTCGATTCTGGAGCACATGTGTGCTGACGTGCTGCAGCAGACGGCCACCCAGATCAAGTTCCCGTCCACGGGTGTGGACACAATGCCCTACTGGAACCTGCTGCCCCCCAAGCGACCCATCAAGGAGGTGCTGACGGACATATTCGCCAAGGTGCTGGAGAAGGGGTGGGTGGACAGCCGCTCCATCCACATCTTTGACACCCTGCTGCACATGGGAGGTGTCTACTGGTTCTGCAACAACCTCATTAAG GAGCTGCTGAAGGAGACGCGGAAGGAGCACACGCTGCGGGCGGTGGAGCTGCTCTACTCTATCTTCTGTCTGGACATGCAGCAGGTGACCCTGGTCCTGCTGGGCCACATCCTGCCGGGGCTGCTCACCGATTCCTCCAAGTGGCACAGCCTCATGGACCCCCCCGGCACTGCGCTGGCCAA GCTAGCCGTCTGGTGTGCCCTGAGTTCCTATTCCTCCCATAAGGGACAGGCGTCCTCCCGCCAAAAGAAGAGACACCGTGAAGACATTGAG GATTATATCAGTCTCTTCCCCTTGGATGACATGCAGCCCTCAAAGCTGATGCGACTGCTGAGCTCCAATGAGGAAGATGCCAACATCCTCTCGAGTCCCA CCGACCGCTCCATGAGCAGCTCCCTGTCAGCCTCCCAGCTGCACACGGTTAACATGAGAGACCCGCTGAACCGAGTCCTGG CCAACCTCTTCCTGCTCATCTCGTCCATCCTGGGCTCACGGACTGCGGGCCCGCACACTCAGTTTGTGCAGTGGTTCATGGAGGAGTGTGTGGATTGCCTGGAGCAGGGCAGCCGAGGCAGCATCCTGCAGTTCATGCCCTTCACCACC GTATCGGAACTGGTGAAGGTGTCAGCCATGTCCAGCCCCAAGGTGGTTCTGGCCATCACGGACCTCAGTCTGTCCCTGGGCCGCCAGGTGGCTGCCAAGGCCATTGCTGCGCTCTGA
- the CSF3 gene encoding granulocyte colony-stimulating factor, with amino-acid sequence MKLIALQLILWYEALWLVGAAAPLGPTSSLPQSFLLKCLEQMRKVQADSTVLQERLCATHKLCHPEELVLLGHALGIPQPSLSGCSSHALQLTGCLRQLHNGLVLYQGLLQALTGLPPELTPALETLQLDIGDFAINLWREMEELGVAPAVPPTQGAMPAFTSAFQRRAGGVLVASNLQSFLELAYRALRSFAKP; translated from the exons ATGAAGCTGATCG CCCTGCAGCTGATACTGTGGTATGAGGCACTCTGGCTGGTTGGAGCAGCCGCCCCCCTGGGCCCTACCAGCTCCCTGCCCCAGAGCTTCCTGCTCAAGTGCTTAGAGCAAATGAGGAAGGTGCAGGCTGACAGCACCGTGCTGCAAGAGAGGCTG TGCGCCACCCACAAGCTGTGCCACCCCGAGGAGCTGGTGCTTCTCGGACACGCTTTGGGCATCCCCCAGCCTTCCCTGAGTGGCTGCTCCAGCCACGCCCTGCAGCTG ACGGGCTGCCTGCGTCAACTCCACAACGGCCTCGTCCTCTACCAGGGCCTCCTGCAGGCTCTGACAGGGCTACCCCCTGAGCTCACCCCTGCCTTGGAAACGCTGCAGCTGGACATCGGCGACTTCGCCATCAACCTCTGGCGGGAG ATGGAAGAGCTCGGGGTGGCCCCGGCAGTGCCACCCACCCAGGGCGCCATGCCAGCCTTCACCTCGGCCTTCCAGCGCCGGGCCGGAGGGGTCCTGGTGGCCTCCAACCTGCAGAGCTTCCTGGAGCTGGCCTACCGTGCTCTGCGCTCCTTTGCCAAACCCTGA